The nucleotide sequence TGATGTACCTTGTCGGAGTGGATGGCATCGAACTGTTCCTGCTCGGCCGGGCCCTGATGAAGCTCGGCGAAGAGGCCCTGCCCGAACCCCCGGGCGGCTCCGGCCAGTACGCCGGCAGCACCCGCGCCGTGGTGATCGTGGCGGGCGACATCGCCACGCACCCGGACACCACCGTGGGCGAGACCGCCCTGCGCACGGGCCTGCCGCAGAGTCAGGTCTCGGGCGCCGTCGCCCGCCTGCGCGAGGCCGGGTCCGTCGAGACGGCGCCCGACCCCGCCGACCGCCGCCGCACGCTGGTCCGCCAGGCCCCCGCGGTCTCCGCGCGCGTGGCCGCCGTACGGGCCGCCGGCTCCTCCAAGGTCGAGGAGGCCCTCGTGCGGGTCCTGGGCGAGACGGAGGCGCAGCGGCTGCCCGAGGTCACCGAGGCACTGGAGGTACTGGCCCGCCACCTGGTGCGCGACGGCCGCTGACGCCGTTCGGCCACTCAGCGAACGGCCGCCCCGAAGGACACCAGGTCCTCCGCGATGGCCCGTGCCACGGCCTCCTGGTGGTCGGTCAGGTAGAAGTGCCCGCCGGGAAATCCACGGAAGGTGAACGCACCGTCGGTCAGCTCCCGCCAGGCCATGGCCTCGGACGGACTCACCCGCGGGTCCGCCTCGCCGGTCAGCACACTCACCGGAACGCGCAGCACCGGCCCGGGCTCGTAGCGGTACGTCTCGACGGCCCGGTAGTCCCCGCGCAGCGCCGGCAGGATCAGTGCCCGCAGCCCCTCGTCCGCCAGCAGCCGCGGGTCGGTGCCGGCCAGCGCGCCGAGCTGGGCGAGCAGCGCCTCGTCGCCCCGCGTGTGGTGGTGTTCCTCCTCGCGGTGGGTCAGCGGGGACCGCCGCCCGGACAGGATCAGCCCGCGCAGCCCGCCCCTCGCCGGGCCACCGCCGGATTCGCCGTCCGGTCCCCCGGCCGCCTCCAGCCGCCGCGCCAGCTCGAAGGCGACCACCGCTCCCATGCTGTGCCCGAAGAGCACCAACGGCCGGTCCCTCCAGGGCCGCAGCGCCGCCCGCACCCCCTCGACCAGCGCGTCGATCGTGTCCGGCACGGGTTCCCCGAACCGGTCGTGACGGCCCGGGTACTGCACCGTCAGCACCTCGGCGTGCGCGGCGAGGGCCTGGGACCAGGGGAAGTAGAAGGAGGCGTTCCCACCCGCGTGCGGCAGCACCACCAGCACGGGGGCGGGTCCCGCCGGCGCGGGGTGGAAGCGCCGCAACCAGGGGTCGGGCCGGACACCCGCCGTGAGGCCGCGCGTCATCGCCCCTCCCCCGGCTCTCCGGGCTCGTCCGCCAGCAGCAGCTTCTTCTGGGGCTTGCCCATGGCGTTGCGCGGCACGGCGGCGACGAAGCGGACCTCGCGCGGGCGCTTGTGCACCGAAAGGTGCGCGGCGACGAAGTCGGTGAGCTCGGCGCCGGTGACCCCCTCGGCGACGACGAAGGCGACGATCCGCTGGCCGAGGTCCGCGTCCGGGACGCCGACCACCGCCGCCTCGCTCACCTTGGGATGGTCCAGCAGCGCGTTCTCGATCTCGCCCGCGCCGATCCGGTAGCCGCCCGACTTGATCATGTCGATGGAGGCGCGGCCCACGATCCGGTGGACGCCGTCCGACTCGTCGACAGCGGCGATGTCGCCCGTGCGGAACCAGCCGTCCTCGGTGTACGCGGCGGCGGTGGCCTCCGGTCGGCCCAGGTACCCCGAGAACAACGTGGGTCCGGTGAGCTGGAGTTCCCCGATCTCGGCGCCCGGCTCGGCGGCCACGCGCGTACGGATGCCGGGCAGCGCGGTGCCGACCGTACCGGGGCGGACCTCGCCGCCGGCGCGGCCGCTGATGGTGATCAGGGTCTCGGTCATCCCGTACCGCTCGACGGGCCGGTGTCCGGTGAGCCGTTCCAGGTCCCGGAAGACGGGCGCGGGCAGGGCGGCGCTCCCGGACACCAGCAGCCGGGCCCCGGTCAGCGCGGCAGCGGCCTGCGGTTCGCGGGCGATACGGGACCACACGGTCGGCACCCCGAAGTACAGGCTGCCGCCCGCCCCGGCGTAGGCCTCCGGCGTGGGCCGCCCGGTGTGCACGAGGCGGCTGCCCGTGCGCAGGGCGCCGAGCACACCGAGCACGAGCCCGTGCACGTGGAACAGCGGCAGGCCGTGCACCAGGGTGTCCTCGGCGGTCCACTGCCAGGCCTCGGCCAGCGCGTCCAGGTCGGCGGCGATCGCCGCGCCGCTGAGCACCACGCCCTTGGGAGCGCCCGTGGTGCCGGACGTGTACAGGATCAGCGCCGGGTCCTCGGGCACCGCGGCCTTCCCCGGCCAGGTGGAGGAGCGCCGGGCGAAGTCCACCTCGACCGGGGCCGCCCCGGAGTCCCGCAGGATGTGCTCGCGCTCGGCGGGCCCCGCGTCGGGCGGCAGCGGTACGCAGGCCACCCCGGCCAGCAGCCCGCCGACCACCGCGGCCACGGTCTCCAGGGAGGCCGTCGCGGTCACCGCGAAGGCGGGCGCCCCTGCGATGTCGGCCGCGACCGCGCCGGCTGCGCCGAGCAGGTCCTCGTAGGAAGTGGAACGGCCGGCGACGGTGACGGCGTCCGGCCGGTCCCCGTACACCCCGTCGAGCGCGGTCAGCATTGGTTCGCCAGCTCCCCTTCCCGGATGGCCGTACGGCCCTTGCGCCCCGTACACGCCCGTAAGCGCCCGGACTGCCCGCACGCTTCAGCCAGCCTACGACCGTTCTCCCCCTATGATCGGCGGGACTTGACAGGTTCGCCGACCTCGGGGGAGACCGACGTGGAAACGGCACGGTTCATGTCCTTGCTCGCAGCGACCATCACCACGGGCCTGGTCAGCGGCCTCTTCTACGGGTTCTCCGTATCCGTGATGCCGGGCCTGCGGCGCACCGGCGACCGGACGGTCATCGAGGTGATGCAGCGCATCAACGTGGCCATCCTCAACGGCTGGTTCATGCTGGGCTACCTCGGCGCCCTCGTCTTCACCGGTCTGGCGCTGGCGCTGTCCGTGCCGTCCGACGGCCGCGCGGCACTGCCCCAGCTGATCGGCGCGTTCGTCTGCTACGTGCTCGCGCTGGGGCTCACCGCCAGGGTGAACATCCCGCTGAACAACGCCCTGGAGAAGGCCGGACCGGTCGACCGGATCCCCGACCCGGCCGCCGTCCGCAGCGCCTTCGAGCAGCCCTGGGTACGGGCCAACGTGTGGCGGACGGTGCTGTGCACGGTGGCGTTCGCACTGCTCGCCTGGGCGCTGGTCCTGCACGGTCAGGGCAGTTAGGAAGGCCGGTGGGACACCGCGGCGGTGGCGCGCCCGTAGTGGACCAGGGTGCGGGCGAGCGCGACGAGGGCCGCCGTGCAGAGCAGCGTGCGGACGATGTTCGTGGCGACCCAGGTGGTCTTGAACTTCTC is from Streptomyces sp. NBC_00190 and encodes:
- a CDS encoding thioesterase II family protein, which translates into the protein MTRGLTAGVRPDPWLRRFHPAPAGPAPVLVVLPHAGGNASFYFPWSQALAAHAEVLTVQYPGRHDRFGEPVPDTIDALVEGVRAALRPWRDRPLVLFGHSMGAVVAFELARRLEAAGGPDGESGGGPARGGLRGLILSGRRSPLTHREEEHHHTRGDEALLAQLGALAGTDPRLLADEGLRALILPALRGDYRAVETYRYEPGPVLRVPVSVLTGEADPRVSPSEAMAWRELTDGAFTFRGFPGGHFYLTDHQEAVARAIAEDLVSFGAAVR
- a CDS encoding AMP-binding protein, translating into MLTALDGVYGDRPDAVTVAGRSTSYEDLLGAAGAVAADIAGAPAFAVTATASLETVAAVVGGLLAGVACVPLPPDAGPAEREHILRDSGAAPVEVDFARRSSTWPGKAAVPEDPALILYTSGTTGAPKGVVLSGAAIAADLDALAEAWQWTAEDTLVHGLPLFHVHGLVLGVLGALRTGSRLVHTGRPTPEAYAGAGGSLYFGVPTVWSRIAREPQAAAALTGARLLVSGSAALPAPVFRDLERLTGHRPVERYGMTETLITISGRAGGEVRPGTVGTALPGIRTRVAAEPGAEIGELQLTGPTLFSGYLGRPEATAAAYTEDGWFRTGDIAAVDESDGVHRIVGRASIDMIKSGGYRIGAGEIENALLDHPKVSEAAVVGVPDADLGQRIVAFVVAEGVTGAELTDFVAAHLSVHKRPREVRFVAAVPRNAMGKPQKKLLLADEPGEPGEGR
- a CDS encoding anthrone oxygenase family protein, which translates into the protein MSLLAATITTGLVSGLFYGFSVSVMPGLRRTGDRTVIEVMQRINVAILNGWFMLGYLGALVFTGLALALSVPSDGRAALPQLIGAFVCYVLALGLTARVNIPLNNALEKAGPVDRIPDPAAVRSAFEQPWVRANVWRTVLCTVAFALLAWALVLHGQGS
- a CDS encoding MarR family transcriptional regulator — encoded protein: MDGIELFLLGRALMKLGEEALPEPPGGSGQYAGSTRAVVIVAGDIATHPDTTVGETALRTGLPQSQVSGAVARLREAGSVETAPDPADRRRTLVRQAPAVSARVAAVRAAGSSKVEEALVRVLGETEAQRLPEVTEALEVLARHLVRDGR